TCAGGCTTATCACTTTCTCACGATTTCCAATCTTTACTGTGAACTCCCCCTCAGGTAATGTGCAGGTGTCATATTTCTGGTGAAACTTGCCTTCATTGTCAGCTTTAATAGTCTGGGTTGCCAGAAAATCCAGTCTGACATCTTTCTCGCCTTCAACGGCATTCCCATTAATGACAATTTCATAATTTCCGTGTGGTACGTTCTTTTCATAGAACTGTGCGATGCCGTCTTCCGCATCAAAACTGCGTTTGAAGTCAACGAACATTCTCACAATGAAATTAAGGTCGTGCACCTTCTGCGCCATGACCTGAAAACTGTTACTTCCTCCGGGAATACCAACTTTCTCAAACAGGTGCTCATATCTGTTATCGGAAACCGGGGAAGTTATTGAAAAAGCAACTGCCATTGTGATAGTTTCATCAGGTTCTGTACTGCCTGTTATGTCCAGAACATCACCTGTACAGGGACTAAGTGGAAAAAAGCTCCACTCCTGCACTATTGCTTCGGGATTTCCTTCCCTGTGTTCACTGGTTAAAGAATAAAGTGCCTTTGAAAAATTTAAAAAGAGGTTGTTATCTTTGCTGAAGGGCACTCCTCCTTTTAAGATTTAAAGGTCTTTTTCCTTGCCGGAGTCTACAAGTTTGTCTATCTTAGCTTCAAGACTTGAAATGATATCCTTAAGTTCCCTTACCTCATCCTTTGTTGCAACATCTGCCTTGTTGATGGTTTCCTGGACCTTTGTTGAGATCTTCTTCTCAATCTCTTCCTTCTGCTTCTTCTGTTCGTCCATAACTTCACGGACGAATTTCTTACCTTCTTCCTTCTTGATCTCCCCATTTTCGATAAGGTCATCAGTGATGTCCTGTATCTTTTCTTCAGTCAGTGCCCATAAGCCTATTCCAAAAAGACCGACCTTTTTCGCGATTTCGGTATAGTCTGTAATGATATCTTTCATATTAAACCTCCAATGATTAATTAGCAGGTGTTACAATAAATATCTTGTTCTGAATATAAGACTACGTCTAAAAAAGGATATTTACAAAAAAGAGTTACAGGCCCGAAGGCCATGTGGTTAATTGTCTACAAGTTCATGCAGGTCATGCTCAAGATATTTTGCATGGCTCATGTCTATGAGCTTCTGGCAAACGTCATCTGGATTTCCATCCATTGTGATCTCTGCATCATCCAGAAGAATTGCTCTGTGCGCAGCTTCCCTTACAAAATCGGTATGGTGGCTTACAAACACAATTGTAGTGCCGAATTTCCTGTTTATGTTCTTCAGGGAATTGGTTACGTCCCTGAGTGTTACAGGGTCAAGGTCACCAAATGGTTCGTCAAGCATGAGTATTTCAGGACTTGTGACAAGTGCCAGTGCTATGTATGCCCTGACATGTTCTCCACCACTGATCTGGTATGGTGTTTTGTCCAGAATTGACATTGGAAGGTCGAGAGTTTCAAAAACCTCTGCTGCCTGTGTGTCAACTGTACCTTTGGTGATCGCAGGGAAAAGTTTTGCGTAAATATCTATGGATAAGCCAATCTCGCGAAGTGTCTTGTCCTTTTCTTCTTCTGTCACTTCTGTAATTCTGTAAAGAATGTCAAGATTCTCATCAGATATTCCATATTCTGCAGCTTTCTGTCTTGCATAGTCCAGGGACCCTTCTCCTTTCAGGCGAAGTTTGAATGCAAGCTGATCTCTAATGGTGGAATGTGGTGACAGCGTGAATTCCTGGTGCATAATGCTCATCTTTCTGCGAAGATCCAGGCGCTGGATGGTAAAATCAATAATGTTGAGCCACTTTCCTTCATGCAGGTAAGTGATCTCTCCTTCTTTAGGGAACCTGAGTCCCTCTATCATTTTGAGCAGTGTTGTCTTTCCGGAACCGGATGGTCCGATGAGAGCTGTGATCTCTCCCTTGTTTATGTCAAGGGAAAGATTATCGAATTTCAGGACTTCTCCTACACGCAGGAGTGCAAAGCGGTTTGAAAGTCCTCTTACTTTTATGACAGGTTCCTTGCTGGTTATTTCTGCAAGAGGTGTCTGCTCTTTAATATCCTTGAGGAAATGTTTCAGCACACTTTTAGCTTCTCCGGTTTCAACAACCTTTCCTTCTTCAAGGTAAACGACCTTGTCTGCAAGGTAAAGGTGGATCTCCGGCAGGTGTGAAACAACTATAATAGGAATGTTAAGTTCTTTCCTGATGTCCTTTATGACATCAAGCATCTCCTGTTTTGTACCGGGGTCTGTCATTGTTACCGGTTCATCAAGGAGTAGAAGTTTAGGTTTTGCTGCAAGCTGTCGGGCAAGTATGAGTCTCTGTTTCTCGCCACCACTTAACAGGTTTGATGAATGTTGTGCCTTATGTTCAAGCCTGACAAGACGCATGTAGTACATCGCTTCTTCATAAATTCCGTCATAATGGATTGCTTCAGGCTCAGGGATTCCTTCATGACCTTCTACGAGGAAGTAAAGTCTGCGGACAATATTCTCAATAGCAGGTCCGTTCCATAGTCCGAAATTACGCTGGAGGTGTATTGCACTGTTGTGGGTCAGGAATTTTGTCTTTTCCCTG
The sequence above is a segment of the uncultured Methanolobus sp. genome. Coding sequences within it:
- a CDS encoding ATP-binding cassette domain-containing protein; the protein is MLEVQNIVKEYQVNGVKKRVLDNVSFNVADGEILGITGKSGSGKTTILKILRGIEDFDSGYFELNGERIEPNPDREKTKFLTHNSAIHLQRNFGLWNGPAIENIVRRLYFLVEGHEGIPEPEAIHYDGIYEEAMYYMRLVRLEHKAQHSSNLLSGGEKQRLILARQLAAKPKLLLLDEPVTMTDPGTKQEMLDVIKDIRKELNIPIIVVSHLPEIHLYLADKVVYLEEGKVVETGEAKSVLKHFLKDIKEQTPLAEITSKEPVIKVRGLSNRFALLRVGEVLKFDNLSLDINKGEITALIGPSGSGKTTLLKMIEGLRFPKEGEITYLHEGKWLNIIDFTIQRLDLRRKMSIMHQEFTLSPHSTIRDQLAFKLRLKGEGSLDYARQKAAEYGISDENLDILYRITEVTEEEKDKTLREIGLSIDIYAKLFPAITKGTVDTQAAEVFETLDLPMSILDKTPYQISGGEHVRAYIALALVTSPEILMLDEPFGDLDPVTLRDVTNSLKNINRKFGTTIVFVSHHTDFVREAAHRAILLDDAEITMDGNPDDVCQKLIDMSHAKYLEHDLHELVDN